The following proteins are encoded in a genomic region of Hymenobacter siberiensis:
- the pyrH gene encoding UMP kinase, whose translation MKYNRILLKLSGEALMGQQQYGIDAERLMQYASEIKSVAATGVQVAVVIGGGNIYRGVQAEAFGLDRVQGDYMGMLATVINSMALQSALEKLEVSTRLLSGLTIQRVCEPYIRRRAVRHLEKGRVVIFGAGIGSPYFTTDSAASLRAIEIEADVVLKGTRVDGIYTADPEKDPTATRYPEITFDEVLSKNLNVMDMTAFTLCKENNLPIIVFDMNTPGNLERLLNGEAMGTLVSAGGTGRDGRKPLIDPAQSLLQPLVGNQPEQA comes from the coding sequence TTGAAATACAATCGCATTCTCCTCAAGCTCAGCGGCGAAGCGCTGATGGGCCAGCAGCAGTACGGCATCGACGCCGAACGGCTGATGCAGTACGCCTCCGAAATTAAAAGCGTGGCCGCGACGGGCGTGCAGGTGGCCGTCGTGATTGGCGGTGGCAACATTTACCGGGGCGTGCAGGCCGAAGCCTTCGGCCTCGACCGCGTGCAGGGCGACTACATGGGCATGCTGGCCACGGTCATCAACTCCATGGCCCTGCAAAGCGCCCTGGAGAAGCTGGAAGTGAGCACGCGCCTGCTCTCCGGCCTCACCATTCAGCGGGTGTGTGAGCCGTATATCCGGCGGCGCGCGGTGCGGCACCTGGAAAAGGGCCGCGTGGTGATTTTCGGGGCTGGTATCGGCTCGCCTTATTTCACTACGGACTCGGCGGCCTCGCTGCGGGCCATTGAGATTGAGGCCGACGTGGTACTGAAAGGCACACGGGTGGACGGCATTTATACGGCCGACCCGGAGAAGGACCCCACGGCCACGCGCTACCCCGAAATCACTTTTGACGAGGTGCTGAGCAAGAATCTGAACGTGATGGACATGACGGCCTTCACACTTTGCAAGGAAAATAACCTGCCCATCATCGTGTTCGACATGAACACCCCGGGCAACCTGGAGCGTCTGCTGAACGGCGAGGCCATGGGCACGCTGGTGAGCGCCGGCGGTACCGGCCGCGATGGCCGCAAGCCCCTCATCGACCCCGCCCAAAGCCTGTTGCAGCCGCTGGTGGGCAACCAGCCGGAGCAAGCTTAA
- the nadD gene encoding nicotinate (nicotinamide) nucleotide adenylyltransferase — protein MRVSSRIGLLFGSFNPVHTGHLILAEHFATRTDLAEVWLVVTPHNPFKAAADLLPDTQRLRLVQRAIADNPRLRAEDIEFGLPRPSYTIATLDALRQRHPTHDFVLLMGSDNLPGLPRWQEAARLLSEVDIYVYPRSGSPIPDLAPFPRVQVMTAPLLDISATYIRESLRQGHSIRYLVPAAVEETLQPPRTSA, from the coding sequence ATGAGAGTTTCTTCCCGCATCGGCCTGCTATTTGGCTCGTTCAATCCCGTGCACACCGGCCATCTCATCCTGGCCGAACATTTTGCCACACGCACCGATTTAGCTGAAGTCTGGCTCGTCGTCACGCCCCACAACCCCTTCAAAGCCGCTGCCGACCTGCTGCCCGATACCCAGCGCCTCCGCCTCGTGCAGCGCGCCATCGCCGATAACCCCCGCCTGCGCGCCGAGGACATCGAATTCGGCTTGCCCCGCCCCAGCTATACCATCGCCACGCTCGACGCCCTGCGTCAGCGCCACCCCACGCACGATTTCGTGCTCCTCATGGGTAGCGACAATCTCCCCGGTCTGCCGCGCTGGCAGGAGGCGGCCCGCCTGCTTTCGGAAGTCGATATCTACGTATATCCCCGTTCCGGCTCGCCCATTCCCGATTTAGCGCCCTTTCCCCGCGTGCAAGTCATGACCGCGCCGCTGCTTGACATCTCGGCTACCTACATCCGCGAAAGCCTGCGCCAGGGCCACAGCATCCGCTACCTGGTACCCGCCGCCGTCGAAGAGACGCTCCAGCCTCCGCGCACCTCCGCATAG
- a CDS encoding biotin/lipoyl-containing protein, giving the protein MFQISTAPDQVWEVDYRATDAITLNSQPLAWDVADLGEGRFHVLYEGRSYNAEVVEIDYATKNIVLKLNGQRVVMQAKDRFDLLLERLGMSNAAVAKVNELKAPMPGLIVDIRVTPGQTVQKGDPLLVLEAMKMENILKAPADGTVSNLKVNLRDNVQKGQVLVQFS; this is encoded by the coding sequence ATGTTCCAAATCAGCACCGCCCCCGACCAAGTCTGGGAAGTAGACTATCGCGCCACCGACGCTATCACGCTCAATAGCCAGCCGTTGGCCTGGGATGTAGCGGATTTGGGCGAAGGACGATTTCATGTGCTTTACGAAGGTCGCTCTTACAATGCAGAAGTTGTCGAAATTGACTACGCCACCAAAAACATTGTGCTGAAGCTGAACGGCCAGCGCGTGGTGATGCAAGCCAAAGACCGGTTCGACCTGCTGCTTGAGCGCCTGGGCATGAGCAATGCCGCCGTAGCCAAAGTAAACGAGCTGAAAGCCCCCATGCCCGGCCTCATCGTAGACATTCGGGTGACGCCCGGCCAGACCGTGCAGAAGGGCGACCCGCTGCTGGTGCTGGAGGCCATGAAAATGGAAAACATTCTGAAAGCGCCCGCCGACGGCACGGTGAGCAACCTGAAAGTGAACCTGCGCGACAACGTGCAGAAAGGCCAGGTGCTGGTGCAGTTTTCGTAG
- the frr gene encoding ribosome recycling factor produces MDEEIQFYLDELAESMSKALAHVNVEMSRIRAGRASPAMLDGLRVDYYGTPTPVSQIANITAPDARSLLIKPWEKNMVSEVAKAIKNSDLGLNPVSDADGVRLNIPAMTEERRRDLVKQAKNESEAGKVRVRGIRKDVNESLRKLLKEGASEDAVKSAEEKVQKTTDNYIAEVEKTLSRKESEIMTI; encoded by the coding sequence ATGGACGAAGAAATTCAGTTTTACCTTGATGAGCTTGCCGAATCGATGAGCAAGGCTTTGGCGCATGTAAACGTTGAAATGAGCCGCATTCGGGCGGGCAGGGCCTCACCGGCGATGCTCGATGGCCTGCGCGTGGATTACTACGGCACCCCCACGCCCGTGAGCCAGATTGCGAACATTACCGCACCCGATGCGCGCTCGCTCCTCATCAAGCCCTGGGAAAAAAACATGGTGAGCGAGGTAGCCAAAGCAATCAAAAACAGTGACCTGGGCCTGAACCCAGTATCGGATGCAGATGGAGTACGCCTCAACATTCCGGCCATGACCGAGGAGCGCCGCCGCGATTTGGTGAAGCAGGCCAAGAACGAATCGGAAGCCGGTAAGGTGCGGGTGCGGGGCATCCGCAAGGATGTGAACGAGAGCCTGCGCAAGCTGCTAAAAGAAGGCGCTTCGGAAGATGCCGTGAAGAGCGCCGAAGAGAAGGTGCAGAAAACGACGGATAATTATATTGCAGAGGTTGAAAAGACGCTCAGCAGGAAGGAGTCCGAGATTATGACCATCTGA